TAGCATATACGTTTCCTGGTTTCTTCAATTGGAAAAAGTCTGCAGCTTCATCTGCATCTTTAAAAACAAAGGATGTAGTCTGATAGATCGGAACTGCTCTGGCACCAGTAGTTGGATCTGGCACCTGACCTGCATGTACCTGTAATGTTTCAAATGATAATTTTTTTTCACTCATTATATATTCCTCCTTCATATTTTTGCATCAGATATTCTTTATTTATTATTTTTGAAGTTTTTAATATCTTGCACGAAACTTCTTGTTTACAATCTAAAGAAAAGTAAAAATAAAAATCTTCTTGTAAGATAAGTTACAAGAAGATTTTCTTCATGCTTCTCATCTTCCAGGTTTCACACCTGCTGGAATTAGCACCGTTGAACAATAAAAAATCATTCAGGTTGCCGGGCATCATAGGGCCAGTCCCTCTGCCTCTCTGGATAAGAAGTTCCGTATTCGATTGAAAAAATGATAACAGATATATATAATACTTGTCAATAGAAAAATCAAAAAAAATAATTATTTTTTATTTTTGGGGAGTGGAACATTGTAAAAATGTTGACAAGCAATATTAAAATATTTATTATGAAAAAAGAATGAAGACATAATTTAGAGTTATATGGATAAATAATTAATGTTTTATTGCATAAATATAAGGTTATAGTTTAATCAGGTATAGAGTACTTGGGAAAAGAGGAGACATAATGAATTTTAAAAATTTAGTAGATAAATTCAATAATAGATTTATTTTTTTTGATGGAGCTATGGGAACAATGCTTCAAAAAGCAGGACTTAAATTAGGAGAATTACCAGAGGTACTTAATATTACAAATCCTGAAATAATAAGTGGGATACATAGAAAGTACTTAGATGCAGGAGCAGATATCATAACAACTAACACTTTTGGAGCTAATGAATTAAAATATGATTCTTCTGATTACACCATAGAAGATGTGATTTCAGCTGGAGTAAAACTTGCAAAACAAGAAGCAGGAGATAAATTGGTGGCTCTTGATATAGGGCCTATTGGAAAGATTATGGAACCTACAGGAAATTTAAGCTTTGAAAGTGCATATAAATTATTTAAGAATCAAATCGTTATAGGTGAAAAGTCTGGTGCGGATGTGGTTCTAATAGAAACTATGACTGACTTGTATGAGGCAAAAGCAGCTGTCCTTGCAGCAAAGGAAAATAGTAATATCCCTATATTTTGTACAATGACATTTCAGGAAGATGGAAGAACTCTTATGGGTACAGATGCTAAAACTATGGTATTTGTACTTGAAGCTTTAGGGGTTGATGTTCTTGGGGTTAACTGTTCTTTAGGGCCTAAAGAGCTTCAAGGGATTGTGGAAGAAATTTTGAAATATTCTTCTATACCGGTTATGGTGCAGCCTAACGCAGGACTTCCAAGGTATGATGGGGAAAATACAATTTATGATATATCCCCTGAAGATTTTGCAGAGAATGTATTAACCATGGCTCAAAAAGGGATCAGAGTCTTAGGAGGATGCTGTGGTACTACTCCAGAATTTATAAGAATGTGTAGAAAGGATTTAGAAGGGTTAACACCTTTGAATATAGAAGAAAAGCATTATACAGCAGTGTGTTCTGCCACAGATACGGTTATAGTAGGTGAAAAAATAAAGATTATTGGAGAAAGAATTAATCCTACAGGAAGAAGTATTTATAAAAAGGAATTAAAAGAAGGAAGTATCAATTATATACAAAAAGAGGCTATTATGCAAAAGGAAGAAGGAGCAAATATACTTGGAGTAAATGTGGGACTTCCAGAAATTAATGAAGTTGAAATTATGAAAAAGGCAATTAGGGCGGTACAGAAAGTAGTTCAATTGCCTCTTAGTATAGATAGTCCTGATCCACAAGTTTTAGAAACTGGAATAAGAATGTATAATGGAAAACCTGTGATAAACTCTGTAAATGGAAGTAAAAAATCTATGGAAGAAGTATTTCCCATAGTAAAAAAATATGGAGGATGTGTTATAGCACTTACCATAGATGAAAAGGGAATACCTCATACAGCAGAAGGAAGAGTAAAAATTGCAGAAAAAATAATTAAAACTGCAAGTATTTATGGTATTAATAAAAAGAATATAATAATAGATTGTCTAACTTTAACTGTATCTGCCCAACAAAAAGAAGTATTAGAGACAATAAAAGCTATAAAAATGGTAACAGAAAAATTTGGAGTAAAAACTGTTTTGGGAGTAAGTAATATATCCTTTGGGCTTCCAAACAGAAGTATACTAAATAGAACTTTTCTTGCTATGGCACTGCAGGCAGGATTGAATTTACCAATAATGAATCCCGCAGATGAGTCTATGAAAGAGGTTATAGCTGCTTTTCAAGTGCTTACCAACATAGATAAAGAAGGAAAAGAATATGTAATTAAATATGGAAATAAATCTAAAGATGAAAAGCCAAAAGGAGAAGGTAATAGTCCGCTTAAAAATGCGGATAATAATTTAAAAGATCTTAAACAATTGATTATTGATGGAATTGAAGATGAGGCTGAAGCTATGACAACAGAGCTTTTAAAGAATAAAAAGGCCCTTGAAATAGTAAATTCTTATATAATTCCTGCATTAGATGAAGTGGGAAAACAGTATGAATTGCAGGATATATTTTTGCCTCAACTTATACAGTCGGCGGAAACTGTAAAAAAATCTTTTGAAATAATAAAAGATAATATGTTGAGCAGCGGACAGAAAAGTTTAGAAAAGGGTACAATAGTACTAGCTACAGTAAAAGGTGATATACATGATATAGGGAAAAATATAGTTAAAGTGCTGCTTGAAAATTATGGTTTTGAAGTTATAGACCTAGGAAGGGATGTAGATATAGATAATATAGTAAATACCATACGAGATAATAATATAAAACTAGTTGGATTAAGTGCACTTATGACCACTACTGTAGCTAGTATGAAAAAAACTATAGAAGCTATAAGAGAAAATAACCTTAACTGTAAGATCGTAGTAGGGGGAGCGGTATTGAATCAAAATTATGCAGATATGATAGGAGCGGACTATTATGCCAAAGATGCCAGAGAAGCTGTTAAAATAGCAGAAGAGGTATTTTTAATTTAAAATTTATCTAAGGATATGGTTAAAATTATATTAAATTAAATCTTTTTATAGAATATTTTTTCAGATTAATATAAAATAGTTATGAAAGTAAAATCATATAAAAGCCGATTTGGAGAGATAAGAAATGAGTCAAAGAGCTAATCAAAAAAGTGTAAAATATGTACCTGAAATAAGAGGGACACTTAGAGATCATATGATAAATCTGCCTCTTGTAATTAGAGAAGCTAGTGGAATAAATATTTTTGGAAAGAGAATAAAATCCCTTGCATTTACTACAGATATAGCAGTTATAAAAAATATAAATGCAGATGCAATTTTAGCAGTTTATCCTTTTACTCCACAGATAGTTATAAGTGAAGCCTTAGTTGCAGTCTCTGATGTGCCAATATTTTGTGGCGTAGGAGGAGGACTTACTATGGGAAAAAGGGTTGTAAATTTGGCATTAAATGCTGAGTTTACAGGAGCTATGGGAGTAGTGGTGAATAGTCCAACATCTAATGAGGTTATAAGGGCAGTTAGGGACTCTATTGACATTCCTATTGTAGTTACAGTAGTATCTGAGCGGGATGATATTGAGATGAGAATAAAATCAGGAGCTTCCATATTAAATGTATCTGCTGGTAAGAATAGTGCAGAGCTCGTGAAAAAGATAAGAGAAAATTATAAAGAGTTCCCCATAATAGCTACGGGCGGAAAGACCGAAGATAGCATTAGGGAAACAATACAGGCAGGTGCAAATGCTATTTCTTATACTCCACCTTCAACAGCAGAATTATTTAAGGAAAGTATGGAAAGGTATAGAAATGCTTATTAAAAGTTGCACTTATATTAAATAATATTGTTTAATATAAGTGCAGTTTTTATTTAAGTGTAAAATATATTTAAAAAAATGAAGAAGGTATTGCATAATTATAATAATATATGTATAATTATTTATGTACTTAACCTAAGGAGTTAAAGTTTAATTATTTTAGAAAAGGGGAGAAATAATGAGAAATTTTAAAAAGGCAATAGTTTCATTAGTAATGATCATTTTTACAGTTGCCTTATTCACAGGCTGTGGTAATAATAGCGGTAATGAGACACAAAATTCTCTTGAAAAAGTGAAAAAGGCAGGGGTTTTAAAAATAGGATTAGAAGATTCTTTTCCACCAATGGAATTTAGGGATAGTAAAAATGTTCTTCAAGGATTTGATGTGGATATGGCTAATGCCATAGGGGAAAAACTTGGAGTGAAAACTGAATTTGTAGGTACTGAATTTAATGGTATAGTTTTGGCTCTTAAATCGGGTAAATTTGATGTAATAATTTCAGGACTTAGTATTGATGAAGATAGGAAGAAAGAAATAGATTTTTCAGAACCTTATATAGAAAATTCACAGATTATAATTACTAAAGTTGAAAATGATACAATTAAGACTTCAAAAGATCTTGAGGGAAAAATAGTAGGAGTAGGACTTGGTACAACCAGTGAAAAGGTTGCTAAAGAATTAACAGGTTTAAAAGAAGTTAAAAAATATGATAAAACTACAGAGGAACTTCAAGATCTATTAATAGGAAGAATTGATGCAGTTATAGTAGATGAACCTGTTGGAAAGTATTATATATCAGCTGATGATAAAAAAGGAAAGTATACTGTATTAAATGAAAAGCTTACTAGTGAACCAATGGGCATAGGATTTAGAAAAGGTGATAAGGAACTAGAAGAAGCAGTACAAAGGGCAGTAAATGAGTTAAAAGAAGATGGAACAATGTCTAAAATCTCAGCTAAATGGTTTGGGGAAGACATATATAAATAAATATATGCAAAAGGAAGTGTATGAAAGCAGTGGACGTGGGATTTATTAAGGACATATTACCTATCCTATTAAAGGGCAGTGTAATGACCATAGAACTTACAGTTATTACTTTGATACTTGGGACTATTCTTGGAATATTTTTAGCACTTTTAAAATTATCTAAAAATATGGTACTAAGAATTATATCAAGTATTTATACCTGGGTATTTAGAGGTACTCCATTACTACTTCAATTATTTTTCTTTTACTATGGGTTACCTTTTGTGGGTATAGAACTTAAACCTTTTTCGGCGGCTGTATTGGGTCTTGCATTAAATTGTGGTGCCTATATGGCAGAGATAATAAGAGGTGGAATACAATCTATACACAAAGGGCAGTTTGAAGCAGCCAAAGCTTTAGGCTTCAGTTATGGAGAGACCATGAGAAGGATAATATTACCTCAAACCTGGAAAGTTATAATACCTCCAGTGGGAAATGAATTTATAGCTATATTGAAAGATACTTCATTGGTATCTACTATAGCAATGGTTGAACTTATGAGATCAGCTCAGCAGATATATGCAAGCAGTTTTGATCCCATATCTGTATTTTTTACAGCAGCGGTTTTATATCTTATAATGACAACTATGTTTACAACTGTATTTTCAGCATTTGAAAAAAAATTAGCTGTTTATAGTTAATAGTAAAATATAATTGGAGGTATAATTATATGGAAAATATAATTTTGAATAATTATGAAGATTCAGATAAATTAGAATATATGATAGAAGGAATAAACTTAACTAAAAGTTTTAATAATTTAACAGTTTTTAAGGATTTGAATATAAAGGTAAAAAAAGGAGAAGTTCTGGTAGTGATAGGGGCATCAGGATCAGGTAAAAGTACTCTTTTAAGATGCTTGAATCACCTAGAGGATTTAGACAGTGGAACCATAATTATAGAAGGGGAAGAATTAAATCCAAAGGATAAAAAAATACTTAGAAAAATAACTACCAAGATGGGCATGGTATTTCAAAGCTTTAATCTGTTTCCTCATATGACTGCTATTGAAAATGTTATGGAAGCACCTTTGATAGTTAAAAAGGAAAAGAAAGCAGTGGTACTTGAAAGAGCCAAAAAACTTTTAAATAAAGTTGGACTTGGAGATAAAATGGATTATTATCCATCTAAACTTTCAGGAGGACAGCAGCAAAGAGTTGCTATAGCAAGGGCTCTTGCTATGAATCCAGATATAATGTTGTTTGACGAGCCTACATCAGCACTTGATCCGGAACTTGTTGGAGAAGTTTTGAATGTAATGAAGGACTTGGCAAAGGATGGAATGACCATGGTGGTTGTGAGTCATGAAATGGGCTTTGCAAAAGAAGTTGCAGATAGAGTTATATTTATGGATGGTGGGAAAATAGTTGAGCAGGGTACTCCTGAAGAAATATTTTCCAATCCTAAAGAAACCAGAACAAAAGCTTTCTTGGATAAGGTTATTAAATAGTTATTTGAATAACCACTAAGAGGTTCATAAATTATAGTTTTTAGAGAAAATAGTATTAATTAAAGAAAGAGTAGTTATTGAGTTTAACTAGCTATTGGTATAGTATATAAAAAATTTTGATATAATTTGGAGGTCTGATTTATGAAAGATAAAGTTGTATTGGCATATTCAGGAGGACTTGATACCTCAATTATTATTCCTTGGCTTAAGGAAAATTATGATTTGGATGTTATTGCTGCTTGTATAGATGTGGGACAAGATGATGACATGGAGGCAGTAAGAAATAAGGCAATAAAAACCGGGGCAGTTAAAGTATATATTGAAGATGTAAAGGAAGAGTTTGTAAGGGATTATTTATTTAGTGCGGTAAAAGCTCATATATTGTATGAAGATGCATATTTACTTGGAACTTCTCTTGCAAGGCCCCTTATGGCAAAAAGATTAGTAGAAATAGCCCATGCAGAAGGAGCTAAATATATAGCTCATGGATGTACTGGGAAAGGCAATGATCAGGTACGTTTTGAAGTAGGAGTAGCAAGTTTTGATCCTAAATTGGGTATAATAGCACCATGGAGAATATGGGATATAAAATCCAGAGAAGATGCCATAGATTATGCAAACTCTAAAGGAGTAGAAGTACCTGTAACTAAAGAAAAAATATATTCAAATGATAAAAATATATGGCATGTAAGCCATGAAGGAGGGGACTTGGAGGATCCTAAAAATGAACATAAAAGCAGCATGTACTTTATGACAACTCCTCCGGAAAAAGCAAAAGATGAGGTTTCTTATGTAGAACTGTATTTTGAACAGGGTATTCCTAAAAAATTGGATGGAAAAGAATTGCCTCCTGTAGAAATGATGCAAACTCTTAATAAATTAGGTGGAGAAAATGGAATTGGAATAGTAGATATGGTAGAAAATAGATTGGTTGGCATGAAATCAAGAGGGGTCTATGAAACACCAGGGGGAACAATATTATATGCTGCCCATGCTGCTCTTGAAAGATTGACCATAGATAAGAATACAGCACATTATAAGCAAATGATATCTCAAAAATATGGAGAACTTGTATATGATGGGTTATGGTTCAGCCCTTTAAAAGAAGCACTAGACGCTTTTGTAGAAGTTACTCAAAAGAATGTAACGGGAAGTGTAAAATTAAAGCTTTATAAGGGAAATGTTATGGTGGCTGGAGTGGATGCTCCATATGCACTATATGATGAGGACATTTCATCTTTTGGTGCAAGTGAATTATATGATCATAAAGATGCTGAAGGATTTATTAAAATATTTAGTCTTCCATATAAAATTAAAGCTATGATAGAAAAGGAGAAGGGAAATTAAATTATGAAGCTTTGGGGCGGGAGATTTAAAAAATCTGAAAGTAAACTTATGGAGGATTTTAATAGTTCTCTAAGTTTTGATAGACAACTTTACAAGGAAGACATAGAAGGAAGTATGGTTCATGTTAAAATGCTTGCTAAATGTAATATCTTATCTAGTGAAGAAAGTAAAGCTATATTAAGTGGACTAGAATCTATATTAAAAGATATAGAGGAAGGTAAACTTGAGGTAGAAGGAGATTATGAGGATATACATAGCTTTGTGGAAATTAATTTAATAGAAAGAATAGGACAGGTAGCAAAAAAATTACATACTGCCAGAAGTAGAAACGACCAAGTAGCATTGGACTTTAGATTATATGCTAAGAGAAAAGCCCTAGAGGTAGTTGAAAATATAGAGTATCTTCAGGATGTAATAGAAAATCTTGGCGATAAAAATAATGTAATAATGCCGGGATATACTCACCTTCAAAGGGCACAGGTAGTAACTTTTAAACATCATATAATGGCATATTATCACATGTTTAAAAGAGATAGGGAAAGAATATTAAATGCCATTTGTATCATGGATGAGAGTCCTCTGGGATGTTGTGCATTAGCAGGAACTACTTATAACATAGATAGAAATTTTACTGCTCAAGAATTGGGATTTAAAAAACCTGTAGATAATTTTTTAGATGGTGTAAGTGACAGGGATTATGTTATAGAGTTGATATCAGATTTTTCTATAATAATGATGCATTTAAGTCGTTTAAGTGAAGAACTTATATTATGGAGCAGTAAAGAATTTGATTTTATACGAATAGATGATGAATTTTCCACAGGAAGCAGCATAATGCCTCAAAAGAAGAATCCTGATGCTGCAGAACTTATAAGAGGCAAAACTGGGAGAGTATACGGGTCACTCGTGTCACTGCTAACTACTATGAAAGGCATTCCTCTTGCCTATAATAAAGATATGCAGGAAGATAAAGAACAGCTTTTTAACTCCTTAGATACTGTATTAAGTTGTTTGAAGATTATGAGTGGTATGCTCTCCACATTAAAAGTCAATGAAAAAAACACTTTTAATGCAGTTAAAAAGGGATTTTTAAATGCCACAGAAGCAGCAGATTATTTAGTTAATAAAGGTATGGCATTTAGGGATGCACATAAGGTGATTGGTGAAATTGTGCTGTATTGTGAAGATAAGAATAGAGCCATAGAAGATATTTCTTTAGATGAGCTAAAAAAATTCAGTTCTCTTTTTGAAGAGGATGTATATGATTTTATAGATTATGAGAATACGATAAATAGAGGAATAAAAAGAAATTTGAAATAATAGCACCTTAAAAAAGTGGAAAACTTGATTGAAAAGTTTTCCACTTTTTTAGAGCAAATAATTTCTTTAACAACTACTTAACTTCACCTGCATCTCTTGTATCTCTGGAAGTTCTTTCTTTTCCGAAAAATGAAAGAGCATATAATCCTCCAAGACCTACAAGAGCATATAGTACCCTGGTGAAAGTAGACATTGTTCCAAATAGTGCTGCTATAAGATCAAATCTAAAAAATCCAATTAGTCCCCAATTTAGAGCACCTATTACAACTAATACTAGTGCAATAATATCTAGTGTTCTCATATTTACATCTCCTTTTTATTTTATATAAAATATTGTGCCCGTATTTATTATTTCCATATTCTTAAAATTTATAAGTTAAAATAAAAAGAAGATAAAAAACTAGTGTTCGCTATTTAAGATATCTATATTTAAACTTCTATCTACAGGCTGGAAAAGAGATATAATGGTATCTGTTCTCTGTACTCCTTCTACAGATTGTATTTTATTCATAAGTAAATTTTGCAGGTCAGTTATATTTTTACAAATAACCTTTATAAATATTGAATATTCTCCAGTAGTATAATGAATCTCTACAATTTCTTTTATGTTCTCCAATTGTTCCAGGGTCTCTTTGAAAGATTTAGCCTTGTCAAGATATATGCCGATAAAACCACATACATCATATCCTATTTTAGAGTTGTCAATTATAAGTTTGGTACCTTTAATTATGTGCATATCCTGCATTTTTTTCATTCTAACATGTATGGTTCCGCCGCTTACATGACATTTTCTAGCTATTTCTAGAAAAGGAGTTCTTGAGTCCTTTAAAAGAATGTCAAGAATTTGAAGGTCTAAATCATCTAACCCGTTAATTTTTAAGCTCAATTTATATTTCCTCCTTTTTAAAATCTATTAAAATCAATTTAATTTTTTAATAAAATTTACATTAATATAATTTACTATAGTTTAAATGTATAACAATCCTATAATAACATTATATCAGAAACTTTATCAAATTAATAATTTTAAACGTTATCATTGGCAAATAATTTCTAATTGTTTAATGGTAACTAGCTATATTTGATAAATAAGTAAATTATTATAATATTAATTAGTAATATTGTAATTTATACAAAAAAGTATTATTATATTGTTAAAGAAATTAAAAGCAAAAAATAAATAGTTTATCCGAATATTGAAGGGAGCTTTTATATATGAAAACGTATGTATTAAAAGATGAGAATGAAAGAGAATTAAAACTTTTAGATGAAACAATTGAAAAAATCAAAAGGGAAAAATTACCTAGTATACTTAAAATACAACAAGCAATATTAAGGTCAGTAGATGATTATATGTATAAAAATGGAGTAGTAAGGCTTCTGCCTAACATGATATCTCCCATAACAGATCCTCTCTGTCATAGTGTAGAAGATTGTGATTTTACTTATGGAGGTCAAAAATTCAATGTTACAAAATCTATGATATTCCATAAACAACTGGCTTTATCAAATCCGTACTTACAGAAGATATACATTGTATCCCCTAATGTAAGGCTTGAACTTCCAGAAAGAGGAGACGTAAGGCATTTATTTGAATTTACCCAAGTGGACTTTGAGTTTAAAGATGCAACTATGGATACCGTATTTGGATTCATGGAAGGATTAATAGAACAAGCATTTTGCTATATAAAAGAAGAGTGTAAAGAAGAATTTAAAAAATTGGGAGTAGGAACTTCTCATTTAGATGTATCAGGTCCTTTTGAAAGGCATACTACTCAAGAGTTAAAGGCTAAGTATGGAGAAGACTTTGAAGCTCTTGCTTCAAAGGAAGCAACTAGACCTTTCTGGCTGATAAATCACAAGAGAGAGTTTTATGATGCTGAAGACCTAGAAAACAAGGGAACATATAAAAATTACGATTTAATATGGCCTATGGGTTATGTAGAAGGATTAAGCGGAGGAGAAAGAGAATATAACTATGATAGAATTATAACAAGAATGAGAGAAGCAGGTATGGATGAACAGTCTATGAAAGATTATATTGAACTGGCTAAAAGAGGAGAAATTCCCAAAACAGCTGGGGCCGGATTTGGAGTTGAAAGAATGACTAGATTTGTTTGCCAGCAGGATGATATTGATGAAGTTACTGTATTTAGTAGAAAGCCAGGAAAAGGTAAATATATATTTTAAACAAAAAGCTGTCTTCAAATAAAGATTTGGGACAGCCTTTTTAATGTATAAAAAGCTGCTGTTATTTATTTTTTTACGTTTAAAGTATATAATAATATAAGAATATATAAATTAAAGGAGGAAATAAAATGCCTTCATGGTTAAATATAGCTTTACAAGTACTGGTTATGACGGTACTTGTGATAATTTTTTATAAATTATTAAAATCCCATGTACTACATAAATTTTATCCTAACAAATGGCTGATTCTTATACTGGCTATAGGAGCATTTTTTTTGCCGCCTGTGATCTCAGCTTATTTTAAGTATAATCTAAATGGTACCATATGGCAGTATATTTCTTCTGCAGTGTTTTTAATCTTGTTTTTATGGTTTGTAGATTTGAAAAATGGGGGTATATATAAAAATGGAGGAAAATCTTCCAAGGGTAAAGATATAAAGATAAGGCCCAAAGCTAAACCCAATAGAGCAAATAGGGGAAAATAATAAGTTTATGATACTTTTATACCAGGAGCAAATTAGCTATAATTTAAGCAGGTGTGATTTACTTTAATAAAATACTAATTTTCAAGGGAGTGAGGGTTTATGATAAGAAAATTCAAATACTATATGCCAGAATTGGATGAAAGTTGTTTTATAGCAGACAATGCAGAGGTTATAGGGAAAGTTAAACTTTGTGAAGATGTAAGTATATGGTTTGGTGCTGTGCTTAGAGGAGATTTAAATCATATATATGTGGGGAAAGGAAGTAACGTACAGGACAATTGTACTATACATACAAGTGTAGATAAAAATCCCACGGAGATAGGGGAGTATGTTACCATAGGTCATAATGCCATAGTACATGGAGGAAAGATTGGAAATTATTCTTTAATAGGCATGGGTTCCATAATTTTAGATAATGCAGAAATTGGAGAAGAGACTATTATAGGAGCAGGGAGCCTTGTGACTCAAAATAAAAAAATACCTTCAGGAGTACTGTGTATGGGTTCTCCAGCAAAAGTCATAAGGAAACTTACTATAGAGGAAAAAAAATTTCTGAGACATTCTGCAGAGGAGTATATTAGACAATCTAAAAGTTATAAACAATATATAATAGTATAAATTGAATGCAGAGGATTTTAAATATAATTTAGTCACCTATTTTATTACAAAAGTATAGATATATATTAACATAAATAATTTAGGAGATTAAATATGCCCATTTTCAAATTAGGATCTAGAGGCACTGAAGTTATGCATATACAGGCAACTCTAAAAAAAATAGGATATAATCCCGGAGTAATAGATGGAATATATGGTACAGATACTAAAAAAGCAGTGGAAATTTTTCAGAGAAATCATGGCTTAATTGTAGATGGAATAATAGGACCTAATACTTATAGAATTTTAAGAAGTTTTATGTTAGGATATGATATGTATACCATTAGAACAGGGGATACTCTGTACAGCATAGCTAAAAAATATGGAACTGACGTGTATGACATAATAGTAGCAAATCCCGGAATAGAACCTTTTCAATTGATTCCGGGTGTACAAGTCAAGGTACCTTATAATATAGATGTGGTAGATACAAATATAGATTACACCTACAATATATTGGAAACGGATCTTATGGGATTAGAAGCTAGGTACCCCTTTATAACCGTTGGCAGTATAGGAGAAAGTGTACTTGGAAAACAGCTTTATTATGTGAAACTTGGTGTAGGCTCAAATGAAATATCATATAATGGAGTTCATCATTCACTGGAATGGATAACGGCTCCACTTCTAATGAAATTTATAGAGAATTTTTCTAGAGCTTACAGCCGGGGAGAAAATATAAGAGGATATAATATAGGGGATATATGGAGAAATAGTAGCATATATATAGTTCCCATGGTAAATCCTGATGGGGTAGAACTTGTTTTGAATGGATTAAGTAGGAATAATCCTTTTTACTATGATTTGAAAAGATGGAATAATGGCAGTGAAGATTTCTCTAAAGATTGGCAGGCCAATAATAGAGGGGTGGATATTAATCATAATTATGATGCAGGGTGGGAGCTTTCAAAAGAAGCGGAAGCTTTCTATGGGGTATATGGACCTGGACCTACCAGATACTCAGGACCTTATCCTGTATCGGAACCTGAGACAAAGGCTATGGTAAGATTCACAAATGGTCATAATTTTAGACTGGTATTAGCATATCATAGTCAAGGAGAAGTTATTTACTGGCAGTATGGTGAAGTAACTCCTTCAGAGTCAAGAAGAATAGGAGAGTTGTTTGCTAAGGCCAGTGGTTATTCTTTAGAAGAAACTACGGGAATAGCATCCTATGCGGGATATAAAGACTGGTTTATACAAGATCATAGGAGACCTGGATTCACTATAGAAGTAGGAAAAGGGAAAAACCCTCTTCCTATAAGTCAATTTGATAAAATATATGAGGATAATGAGGAAATACTTTTACTGGCATCTGTAATATGATGTATTCCACCTCTTCAGGTGGAATACATAGGGATTTAAATACAATTATCAAGTGGTTCAGAGGTTTTAGGTGGAGGTTGCTA
This window of the Clostridium kluyveri DSM 555 genome carries:
- a CDS encoding M14 family metallopeptidase, with product MPIFKLGSRGTEVMHIQATLKKIGYNPGVIDGIYGTDTKKAVEIFQRNHGLIVDGIIGPNTYRILRSFMLGYDMYTIRTGDTLYSIAKKYGTDVYDIIVANPGIEPFQLIPGVQVKVPYNIDVVDTNIDYTYNILETDLMGLEARYPFITVGSIGESVLGKQLYYVKLGVGSNEISYNGVHHSLEWITAPLLMKFIENFSRAYSRGENIRGYNIGDIWRNSSIYIVPMVNPDGVELVLNGLSRNNPFYYDLKRWNNGSEDFSKDWQANNRGVDINHNYDAGWELSKEAEAFYGVYGPGPTRYSGPYPVSEPETKAMVRFTNGHNFRLVLAYHSQGEVIYWQYGEVTPSESRRIGELFAKASGYSLEETTGIASYAGYKDWFIQDHRRPGFTIEVGKGKNPLPISQFDKIYEDNEEILLLASVI